The following are encoded together in the Populus trichocarpa isolate Nisqually-1 chromosome 5, P.trichocarpa_v4.1, whole genome shotgun sequence genome:
- the LOC7460972 gene encoding metal transporter Nramp5 isoform X2, with translation MAGIQQQQLVNDTLPASWNGSSNRIASVNVEEGQPQPWVDDLDLEDPNHQKPGWRKFLSYVGPGFLVSLAYLDPGNLETDLQAGANHRYELLWVILIGLIFALIIQSLAANLGVSTGKHLSELCKAEYPKYVKYCLWLLAEIAVIAADIPEVIGTAFALNILFHIPVWVGVLCTGCSTLLLLGLQKYGVRKLELLIAVLVFVMAACFFGEMSYVKPSATDVLKGMFIPKLSGQGATGDAIALLGALIMPHNLFLHSALVLSRKMPNSVRGINDACRYFLIESGFALFIAFLINLAVISVSGTVCSAQNLSSENADRCGDLTLNSASFLLQNVLGKSSSKIYAIALLASGQSSTITGTYAGQYIMQGFLELKMRKWIRNLVTRCIAIAPSLVVSIIGGSSGAGRLIIIASMILSFELPFALIPLLKFSSSTTKMGPHKNSIYIIVISWILGLGIIGVNIYYLSTGFVGWLIDNNLPKVGNVFIGIIVFPLMAIYILAVIYLTFRKDSVVTFLGPNKNDPQQQANMENGLVKPAT, from the exons ATGGCAGGCATTCAACAGCAACAACTAGTGAATGATACATTGCCTGCATCATGGAATGGATCAAGCAACCGAATAGCTTCTGTTAATGTGGAGGAGGGCCAGCCACAACCTTGGGTTGATGATCTTGACTTGGAAGACCCAAATCATCAG AAACCTGGATGGAGAAAGTTCCTATCATATGTAGGACCTGGTTTCCTTGTTTCATTGGCTTATCTAGATCCTGGCAATT TGGAAACTGATCTGCAAGCAGGAGCTAATCACAGATATGAG CTGCTATGGGTGATACTTATCGGATTGATCTTCGCTCTCATCATCCAGTCACTTGCTGCGAACCTTGGTGTCAGCACCG GAAAGCACCTGTCAGAGCTATGCAAAGCAGAGTACCCAAAATATGTCAAGTATTGCCTGTGGTTGCTAGCAGAGATAGCTGTCATAGCTGCCGATATCCCCGAAG TGATTGGGACAGCTTTTGCGCTGAACATATTGTTTCACATCCCAGTATGGGTTGGAGTTCTTTGCACTGGTTGCAGCACCCTCCTACTACTTGGCCTGCAGAAATATGGA GTGAGGAAGCTGGAACTGTTAATAGCAGTGCTAGTGTTTGTAATGGCAGCATGTTTCTTTGGAGAAATGAGCTATGTAAAACCTTCTGCAACTGATGTGCTTAAGGGCATGTTTATCCCCAAGCTGTCAGGCCAAGGAGCCACTGGCGATGCCATTGCCCTACTCGGTGCCCTTATCATGCC GCACAACCTCTTCCTTCACTCCGCCCTTGTTCTGTCTAGGAAAATGCCAAATTCTGTCCGTGGCATTAAT GATGCCTGTCGTTATTTTTTGATAGAGAGTGGATTCGCACTGTTTATAGCATTTTTAATCAATCTCGCAGTCATCTCCGTATCTGGGACTGTTTGCTCAGCCCAAAATCTATCATCTGAAAATGCAGATCGATGTGGAGATCTCACCCTTAACTCTGCCTCCTTCCTTCTTCAG aATGTGCTGGGAAAATCAAGCTCCAAAATTTATGCAATTGCTTTGTTAGCCTCAGGGCAAAGCTCCACTATCACAGGCACTTATGCAGGACAATACATCATGCAG GGTTTCTTGGAACTTAAGATGAGAAAATGGATTCGGAACCTGGTGACCAGGTGCATTGCCATTGCTCCTAGTCTTGTTGTCTCGATTATTGGTGGATCATCGGGAGCAGGCCGACTAATCATCATTGCATCG ATGATTCTTTCCTTTGAACTACCATTTGCTCTCATCCCACTTCTTAAATTCAGTAGCAGTACCACCAAGATGGGACCACACAAGAACTCAATTTAT ATTATAGTAATCTCATGGATTTTGGGTCTGGGAATTATAGGCGTCAATATTTATTATCTCAGCACAGGCTTTGTGGGCTGGCTAATTGACAACAATCTACCAAAAGTTGGGAACGTTTTCATTGGAATTATAGTGTTTCCTCTGATGGCAATCTATATCCTAGCAGTAATCTATTTAACCTTCAGAAAAGACTCTGTGGTGACGTTTCTGGGGCCAAATAAGAATGACCCACAACAACAAGCTAACATGGAAAACGGACTTGTGAAGCCAGCCACCTAA
- the LOC7460972 gene encoding metal transporter Nramp5 isoform X3 gives MAGIQQQQLVNDTLPASLNGSSNRIASVNVEGQPQPWADDLDLQDPNHQKPGWRKFLSYVGPGFLVSLAYLDPGNLETDLQAGANHRYELLWVILIGLIFALIIQSLAANLGVSTGKHLSELCKAEYPKYVKYCLWLLAEIAVIAADIPEVIGTAFALNILFHIPVWVGVLCTGCSTLLLLGLQKYGVRKLELLIAVLVFVMAACFFGEMSYVKPSATDVLKGMFIPKLSGQGATGDAIALLGALIMPHNLFLHSALVLSRKMPNSVRGINDACRYFLIESGFALFIAFLINLAVISVSGTVCSAQNLSSENADRCGDLTLNSASFLLQNVLGKSSSKIYAIALLASGQSSTITGTYAGQYIMQGFLELKMRKWIRNLVTRCIAIAPSLVVSIIGGSSGAGRLIIIASMILSFELPFALIPLLKFSSSTTKMGPHKNSIYIIVISWILGLGIIGVNIYYLSTGFVGWLIDNNLPKVGNVFIGIIVFPLMAIYILAVIYLTFRKDSVVTFLGPNKNDPQQQANMENGLVKPAT, from the exons AAACCTGGATGGAGAAAGTTCCTATCATATGTAGGACCTGGTTTCCTTGTTTCATTGGCTTATCTAGATCCTGGCAATT TGGAAACTGATCTGCAAGCAGGAGCTAATCACAGATATGAG CTGCTATGGGTGATACTTATCGGATTGATCTTCGCTCTCATCATCCAGTCACTTGCTGCGAACCTTGGTGTCAGCACCG GAAAGCACCTGTCAGAGCTATGCAAAGCAGAGTACCCAAAATATGTCAAGTATTGCCTGTGGTTGCTAGCAGAGATAGCTGTCATAGCTGCCGATATCCCCGAAG TGATTGGGACAGCTTTTGCGCTGAACATATTGTTTCACATCCCAGTATGGGTTGGAGTTCTTTGCACTGGTTGCAGCACCCTCCTACTACTTGGCCTGCAGAAATATGGA GTGAGGAAGCTGGAACTGTTAATAGCAGTGCTAGTGTTTGTAATGGCAGCATGTTTCTTTGGAGAAATGAGCTATGTAAAACCTTCTGCAACTGATGTGCTTAAGGGCATGTTTATCCCCAAGCTGTCAGGCCAAGGAGCCACTGGCGATGCCATTGCCCTACTCGGTGCCCTTATCATGCC GCACAACCTCTTCCTTCACTCCGCCCTTGTTCTGTCTAGGAAAATGCCAAATTCTGTCCGTGGCATTAAT GATGCCTGTCGTTATTTTTTGATAGAGAGTGGATTCGCACTGTTTATAGCATTTTTAATCAATCTCGCAGTCATCTCCGTATCTGGGACTGTTTGCTCAGCCCAAAATCTATCATCTGAAAATGCAGATCGATGTGGAGATCTCACCCTTAACTCTGCCTCCTTCCTTCTTCAG aATGTGCTGGGAAAATCAAGCTCCAAAATTTATGCAATTGCTTTGTTAGCCTCAGGGCAAAGCTCCACTATCACAGGCACTTATGCAGGACAATACATCATGCAG GGTTTCTTGGAACTTAAGATGAGAAAATGGATTCGGAACCTGGTGACCAGGTGCATTGCCATTGCTCCTAGTCTTGTTGTCTCGATTATTGGTGGATCATCGGGAGCAGGCCGACTAATCATCATTGCATCG ATGATTCTTTCCTTTGAACTACCATTTGCTCTCATCCCACTTCTTAAATTCAGTAGCAGTACCACCAAGATGGGACCACACAAGAACTCAATTTAT ATTATAGTAATCTCATGGATTTTGGGTCTGGGAATTATAGGCGTCAATATTTATTATCTCAGCACAGGCTTTGTGGGCTGGCTAATTGACAACAATCTACCAAAAGTTGGGAACGTTTTCATTGGAATTATAGTGTTTCCTCTGATGGCAATCTATATCCTAGCAGTAATCTATTTAACCTTCAGAAAAGACTCTGTGGTGACGTTTCTGGGGCCAAATAAGAATGACCCACAACAACAAGCTAACATGGAAAACGGACTTGTGAAGCCAGCCACCTAA